A window of the Helianthus annuus cultivar XRQ/B chromosome 4, HanXRQr2.0-SUNRISE, whole genome shotgun sequence genome harbors these coding sequences:
- the LOC110932999 gene encoding uncharacterized protein LOC110932999, with protein sequence MLSKWWWRFKANPLQLWSQFIASTHKFSADNQIIPVSKSIPGVWKDIGNVDSELQKLGLDIKQNLVVNNGVWKWRTESDDVFSVKQVRIDIEDTLGADPSCVPGFEWIPWAPPKANHLLWRAILGKVASRAGLARRGIPLSDVSCPRCGLALEDSDHIFFNCLWAKCVWWNVLSWIRISFPEVCDSLAALLSHIKEAPGGKIWKKLVRTIIVATTWRIWIARNAKVFDDCFIPIMKTVELVKEDAFLWICNRSKLKAPTWDKWRMFDVVEML encoded by the coding sequence ATGTTGTCGAAATGGTGGTGGCGATTCAAAGCCAACCCGCTCCAACTGTGGTCTCAATTCATCGCTTCTACTCACAAATTCTCTGCGGATAATCAGATTATTCCGGTGTCAAAGTCGATTCCTGGGGTATGGAAAGATATCGGTAACGTTGATTCGGAGCTCCAAAAGCTGGGTTTAGATATCAAGCAGAATTTGGTCGTTAATAATGGAGTGTGGAAATGGCGGACTGAATCAGATGATGTGTTCTCAGTCAAGCAAGTCAGGATAGACATCGAAGATACCTTGGGGGCTGATCCAAGCTGCGTTCCGGGTTTTGAATGGATCCCATGGGCCCCTCCCAAAGCGAACCACCTGCTTTGGAGGGCGATCCTTGGGAAGGTAGCGTCTAGAGCCGGTTTAGCCCGTAGAGGCATTCCCTTGTCTGATGTCTCTTGTCCCCGGTGCGGGTTAGCTCTCGAAGACTCGGATCACATTTTCTTCAACTGTTTGTGGGCTAAATGCGTCTGGTGGAACGTGCTTTCTTGGATCCGGATTAGCTTCCCTGAGGTGTGCGATTCTCTAGCCGCCCTGTTGAGTCACATTAAAGAAGCCCCTGGTGGGAAGATTTGGAAGAAGTTAGTTCGCACCATTATTGTCGCCACAACTTGGAGGATATGGATTGCTAGGAATGCGAAAGTGTTCGACGATTGCTTCATCCCGATTATGAAGACCGTAGAGCTTGTGAAAGAAGATGCCTTCCTTTGGATCTGCAACCGATCAAAACTCAAAGCGCCTACTTGGGATAAATGGAGGATGTTTGATGTAGTTGAGATGTTGTAA